From the Halichoerus grypus chromosome 3, mHalGry1.hap1.1, whole genome shotgun sequence genome, one window contains:
- the SFRP2 gene encoding secreted frizzled-related protein 2: MPQGPGSLLLLVLASHCCLGSARGLFFGQPDFSYKRSNCKPIPANLQLCHGIEYQNMRLPNLLGHETMKEVLEQAGAWIPLVMKQCHPDTKKFLCSLFAPVCLDDLDETIQPCHSLCVQVKDRCAPVMSAFGFPWPDMLECDRFPQDNDLCIPLASSDHLLPATEEAPKVCEACKNKNEDDNDIMETLCKNDFALKIKVKEITYINRDTKIILETKSKTIYKLNGVSERDLKKSVLWLKDSLQCTCEEMNDINAPYLVMGQKLGGELVITSVKRWQKGQREFKRISRSIRKLQC, translated from the exons ATGCCGCAGGGCCCTGGCTCGCTGTTGCTGCTCGTCCTCGCCTCGCACTGCTGCTTGGGCTCGGCGCGCGGGCTCTTCTTCGGCCAGCCCGACTTCTCGTACAAGCGCAGCAACTGCAAGCCCATCCCGGCCAACCTGCAGCTGTGCCACGGCATAGAGTACCAGAACATGCGGCTGCCCAACCTGCTGGGCCACGAGACCATGAAGGAGGTGCTGGAGCAGGCGGGCGCCTGGATCCCGCTGGTCATGAAGCAGTGCCACCCGGACACCAAGAAGTTCCTGTGCTCGCTCTTCGCCCCTGTCTGCCTCGATGACCTGGACGAAACCATCCAGCCGTGCCACTCTCTCTGCGTGCAGGTGAAGGACCGCTGCGCTCCAGTCATGTCCGCCTTCGGCTTCCCCTGGCCGGACATGCTCGAGTGCGACCGTTTCCCCCAGGACAACGACCTCTGCATACCTCTCGCTAGCAGCGACCACCTTCTGCCGGCCACCGAGGAAG CTCCAAAGGTATGTGAAGcctgcaaaaataaaaatgaggatgacaaCGACATAATGGAAACTCTTTGTAAAAATGATTTCG cactgaaaataaaagtgaaggaGATAACCTACATCAACAGAGATACCAAAATCATCCTGGAGACCAAGAGCAAGACCATTTACAAGCTGAATGGTGTGTCTGAAAGGGACCTGAAGAAATCAGTGCTGTGGCTCAAAGACAGCTTGCAGTGCACCTGCGAAGAGATGAATGACATCAATGCGCCCTATCTGGTCATGGGACAGAAACTGGGTGGGGAGCTGGTGATCACCTCTGTGAAGCGGtggcagaaggggcagagagagttcAAGCGCATCTCCCGCAGCATCCGCAAGCTGCAGTGCTAA